In Vigna angularis cultivar LongXiaoDou No.4 chromosome 8, ASM1680809v1, whole genome shotgun sequence, the DNA window ACATGCCACCGCAATTGATTGCTGCACTGTTGTTTAACAGGGCAATGTGCAGATTTTGTCATGTAAGCACATGCTTATGCTCATAATTCAACGTATTCGTATCTTCATCTCACTACTTAATCTATTTAAGATCAATACTAGTTCTTTCATGGGAAGTTCAGATGATCCTCCAGCTGAAAATTCTTGAACTTCTCCATTGATTTCAATCATGCTACAACCCGggattttcttttctatatctctttctttcataaaattCCTAATTCTTTTGGCAGCACCAAATCTGCCAGCTTTGGCATATATATCACACAAGTTAACATAGAAAGCATGATTATGGGGTTCCAAGTCTATCAAATGAAGAGCTACTTTTTCTCCTAATTCTACATTCCCATGCATCTGACAACCTCCAAGTAATGCACCCCAGACATAAACATCCGGCTTCATCGGCATGCTTCTTATGAGAATCTCCGACTCTTCAAACAGCCTGGCTCGACTAAGAATATCAACCATGCAAGCATAGTGATAAACTTGCGGTTCAATTGAGTAAACACGTTTCATTGCCTCAAAGCACCAACGACCTTGTTCTACCAAACCAGAATGAGCACAAGCTGACAATAATCCAACAAATGTCACATGGTTTGGCTTTGCTCCAGCTCTTTCCATCTCTAAAAAGCAATCAAAAGCCTTCCAACCTAATCCATGCATAGCAAACACCGAAATCATCACTGTCCATGCTGAAGTATCCTTCTCAGGCATCTCTTTGAAGATTTCAAACGCTTTCTGCACATCCCCACACTTGCCAAACATACTGACAAGTGCTGTTCCAATTACCACATCATACTCTATGCCGTTTCTTTTCAGATAACCATGCACCCATTTCCCATGATCTATGGCACCAAGTTGAGAACAAGCTGAAAGGACACTAGCTATTGTAATCTTATCAGGTTTAACCATATCATCGCCCAAAAGCTGCATTTCATGGAAAAGCTCAAGTGACTCCTTTGCCCTCCCTCCCTGAGCCAATCCTGTAATAATGGAATTCCAAGTTATGATATTTCTCCCCTTCATCTTCCTAAATAAGTCCATTGCCATGTCAAGTTCTCCATTTCTCAAACACCCAATAACCATTGAGTTCCAAGAGACGACATCTGTAAgcaacatttcatcaaacacgTTGCTGGCATTGTTCAACATCCCACAAGCCATGTACAAGCTGATCAAAGAATTGCCAACAAAAACATCCTTCAAAAATCCAAACTTTATCACTTgggcatgaataactttgccagTAGCACCATCCTGCCACCTAGTGCAACCCTTTAAAAGGAATGGGAACGTGAGACAATTGGGCACAATCTCTTtggaaaatatttgtttatactGCATCAAGGCCTTGCAATAATGAGTGTCATCACCTCCCTCCATGTTTGTATATGCTCTGATCATGATGTTGTAGACACGAAGATCAGGGTTCTGGATCATATGAAAAACATTGGTGGCATACCTGAAAGAACCATAATTCGAAAAGGAGCAAAAATATAGGAGTCGGGTAACTAGATAATATTGGTCACTATTGTGTAAAGTTGGGGACTTTAGAATCTGGGTATGAATTTTTTTGAGCTCTCTCAGGTTCTTGCATTGTTCAATCAATCTAGAGAGTGTGTTCTTGAGGGTTAGGCTTAGGGACTCCACTGTTTGGAACTCAAGAAGGCTAGCCATCATCATCCACCAAAAAAAGTAAAACTCGCTGCATTAATGATGGATGAACCGAAATTGAACCAGTTGAATAAACATTTTCCTTTTGGAATCATTCACTTTTAAGGTTAGACAGTGTATCTAACTTCACTCCAatcacaaatataatcaatttattatattatgattatttaaaaaattatatcaatgaCAATCCTTTATCAAATGTttcatgtaaattttttatactaaaaaatcaaaaaattcaTTGAATTTTTTCTTGTTAGATTCTTTAACATGTCAGAAAAGATTAATTGGTTAGTTTTCTTAAATTGAAGTctcaagtttctaagtcatgcCCTTATGTAAAATAACTAAAAGCATTTCTGGAAACATGTTGAAAATACAAAATCCAGGTTTTTGATTATAGAAACTATAATACATGCACTCATGACTACTGCGTTTAACAATCTTTGGGGTAATATTCAAATTAGATGATAAACAAAAGATGTTGGAAGAAAAACATAATGATTTAGGGGACTTGTGAAAGAGAGGTATGAACCTAAGGAAGCTTATGAACAGCTTAAAAAGTTTGATTCCTTGACGGTTAGGGAGAGATGATTAATAACTAATGGAGACTAAAGCACAACATGTTTTTTAGTTAGAATAAAGTAAGTAATTCTAGTGGTTTAAAAGAGAGTCAAAGAtgaattttcaaacaaatttatgATTGATTATGCATCATTTACTCTAGATTCTGTTTCTAAAGTTCTATAtgattactatattttgggtgTTTCCTCTAGGCCTTTTCTGAACACTTAAAAGtatgtttatgtttaaaatCTTCTTTGCAACACTTTGGTTTTGGAACATTCGTCTTACTTGTTCGGTTTTTGTTAAAAGCTGATGATAAAAGAGCTTAGATAAGTATGGTTAAAGGATCCATTAACACCCTTCAAATAGcttttattacaaatttgttTACACTTATCAAATAGCTTTTATACGAAAGGTGTAACATTAAAGATATCGGGGTAACCAGAATCCAATTTAATGGTACCGAAAGTAAGAAACTTGAATTCTGATGCTGAAATTGTGGTTGTGTACAGTGAAGGTAGATCTGATAGGGGAAGATGCCTTGCTTTGATTTCAAGCCTCTTCTTTCTGCTGCCTTTCTTGTGTGATCTACATTATTCCACTTTAAATAAAGTGCTGTAGAGATAAACGAATAAATTATGTTGCAGACAAGTGTTCCTGCTAATGCATTATAAAAGCTTTCTGCCTAAAGAATTCTGGTTTGCAGATTATTATCAGAAAGGAATGAAAAACATTGGATACCTATTGTTCTGAACTAATAACTTACAATAACTGTGATTATCTCAGCCGTGAGAGAATCTTGAATTTGAAGAAGCATCTTTGGCTaccaatattattttatgacaaaaaaacagaaaaccaaagaaACAAGGAACAAAGGggttatatatgtatatatctatatattctCATTAAGAAATAACTGCAGCCTGTTCCAAAGGTTTTCCTGAGAAGATTTTCATGCAAATGTTCACAGTTCACAATCCTTCACAAGGATTGCAGGGTTTCATCAGCATTCAGCAAAAATTTGATGGCATATGGGTCCCACATACAGTGATATGGGGTGCAAACTAGCCcttgaagagaaaaaagaaagagttaCATTCTTCCATTGGAGGAGGAGGAGGCAGAGGAGTGAACATGTTGATACAACAAGACATGCCAAACCTTGCAATTGTTCACGTTTGGGATCTTTTCAGCAACAAGATCACAAAACCAAAGagaaatttgttgaatttatttgtAGCAGTTGTTTTCTTTGTATCTGTTGCCCTTTGGCCTGTGTGTCATGTTTCATCAAGCAACCATGCAGAATCTGTCACCAAGCATTGAGGTGTGCCTGGCAATGGTCATGTTATGGATCAAAGAATAAGGTATGTGCAGATTATTCTTCATTTTCTGACATTGATTCTGATGTCACGTCTGGTAAGGTTAAACCAAGTAGTGTTTCTGAAGACAGAAGACAGAGTTCATCAATTGTTAAGTGAGTATGTTGCAGTGCAGTTTAATCAAAGCACAATCTGAAGcctaggaaaagtaaaaaaagtgtCTTTTGTTCCTCTTATGTTAGAAGGCATGCCTACTTACATGATTTTTTCTTCAAGTTCAGCTGTAAGAACAAATCTCACGTTATCAGAAAAGGAACTGTGCATTCAAAGTATAAATCACTCTTGGTTAATATTATGGactttgtttttattgatagaaaaattaacttttgtGGAGtgatttcaaaaattaaaagttttgtcAAGAATGGGTTAAAAGTTTTGTCAAGAATGGGATTCGAACCCATGCCCTTTCGGACCAGTACCTGAAACTGGCGCCTTAGACCAACTCGGCCATCTTGACCTTTGT includes these proteins:
- the LOC108345137 gene encoding pentatricopeptide repeat-containing protein At5g66520, producing MMMASLLEFQTVESLSLTLKNTLSRLIEQCKNLRELKKIHTQILKSPTLHNSDQYYLVTRLLYFCSFSNYGSFRYATNVFHMIQNPDLRVYNIMIRAYTNMEGGDDTHYCKALMQYKQIFSKEIVPNCLTFPFLLKGCTRWQDGATGKVIHAQVIKFGFLKDVFVGNSLISLYMACGMLNNASNVFDEMLLTDVVSWNSMVIGCLRNGELDMAMDLFRKMKGRNIITWNSIITGLAQGGRAKESLELFHEMQLLGDDMVKPDKITIASVLSACSQLGAIDHGKWVHGYLKRNGIEYDVVIGTALVSMFGKCGDVQKAFEIFKEMPEKDTSAWTVMISVFAMHGLGWKAFDCFLEMERAGAKPNHVTFVGLLSACAHSGLVEQGRWCFEAMKRVYSIEPQVYHYACMVDILSRARLFEESEILIRSMPMKPDVYVWGALLGGCQMHGNVELGEKVALHLIDLEPHNHAFYVNLCDIYAKAGRFGAAKRIRNFMKERDIEKKIPGCSMIEINGEVQEFSAGGSSELPMKELVLILNRLSSEMKIRIR